In a genomic window of Macrobrachium rosenbergii isolate ZJJX-2024 chromosome 44, ASM4041242v1, whole genome shotgun sequence:
- the LOC136829560 gene encoding uncharacterized protein translates to MAYKPAANGMVERAHRSLKAALMSHCTDESWKAQLPWVLLGLCTAPKANGDASPAEKVYRETLAVPGEFFPPSADGADTPLPWLRELAQKFVPCRKTFTDRTTTYRVDARRPPLTRPTGGPTESSGKPPRHTSLTSTGVKTGSPSTG, encoded by the coding sequence atggcctACAAACCTGcagcgaacggcatggtcgagagggcacaccgctctcttaaggcagctctcatgtcACATTGCACTGACGAGAGCTGGAAGgcacagctcccctgggtcctgctgggtctctgcaccgcaccgaaagcaaatggcgatgcctcccctgctgagaaagtctacagggagacactggccgttcccggagaattcttcccacCGTCAGCTGACGGCGCTGACACCCCCCTCCCatggttgagggaactcgcacaaaAGTTCGTGCCCTGCCGTAAGACCTTCactgacagaaccaccacctacagggTGGACGCCCGTCgaccgcccttaaccaggcctaCAGGcggccccaccgagtcatcaggcaagccaccaaggcatacctccttgacatccacgggcGTGAAGACTGGGTCACCATCAACAGGCTAA
- the LOC136829561 gene encoding uncharacterized protein, with protein MTALPEEVFNRITPWLDAQPDKVTYAALKDKLIQTYSMPVTERAQCALNLLSQPLGEASPREAWDKLRGLVTLPGRDKNGSKRKVDLTRAIFLRHLPQEVRGQIKDADALDMDALVNVAQKIHKATKALKHAAALAVATLGVCSPTEENDNSERDINAVYRKKTPFREHRTWSNPVWCFFHRKFGTNTRNCRPPCLLCKKQQKQPQVTAVAAKSISPQPAGFFIRDEISKRRLLVDMGAMQSVFPPSEEDLEKIPDSTPALIAANGTLIRTFGTTTQTTHLHVWHDDPDYLHSGLQIPLALCHCGG; from the coding sequence atgacggcgctcccagaagaggtgttcaacagaatcacCCCCTGGCTTGACGCGCAGCCGGACAAGGTCACATATGCGGCCTTGAAGGATAAACTCATCCAaacttactccatgcccgtgACCGAGAGAGCACAGTGCGCACTCaacctattatcccagccccttggagaagcatcacccagggaagcctgggacaaactacgggggttggtaacactgccaggccgcGACAAAAACGGGAGTAAGAGGAAGGTAGACTTAACGAGAGCAATCTTCCTTCGTCACCTCCCGCAGGAAGTTAGGGGCCAAATAAAAGACGCAGATGCCCttgacatggatgccttagtcaaCGTCGCCCAGAAAATAcacaaggccaccaaggccttgAAACACGCTGCCGCCCTCGCAGTGGCCACCCTGGGAGTTTGCAGCCCGACAGAGGAGAATGACAACAGCGAGAgagacatcaacgccgtttacaggaagaagacaccattcagggaacacaggacatggtcaaacccagtgtggtgcttcttccatagaaaattcGGCACCAACACCAGGAACTGCAGACCTCCCTGTCTCCTTTGCaagaaacaacaaaagcaaccacaagtaacagcagtggctgcGAAATCCATCTCACCCCAACCAGCgggtttcttcatcagagacgagATTTCGAAACGGCGCCTGCTGGTAGACATGGGAGCAATGCAATCGGTCTTTCCACCATccgaggaagatttagaaaagatacctgactcaacacctgccctcatagcagcaaatggaACTCTCATCCGCACGTTTGGCACGACGACCCAGACTACTCATCTGCATGTTTGGCACGACGACCCAGACTATCTCCATTCTGGGttgcagataccactggccctttGTCATTGCGGAGGttaa
- the LOC136829562 gene encoding uncharacterized protein gives MARCTAEDWKHQLPWVLLGLRTAPRADSTPSAAEQTYGEPLVVPGELVTEDRHTPSLQRLRDVAGKFTPCKRTYTGRSTIFTPPELSSATHVFVRVDAIRPPLTRPYRGPFRMLERNSKAFLLALPGKADWVSVNRLKPAFLTESTDAATAPSPPSRTSPWPCLHKRRARGRPRKGPPAPAAQQPHARETPPDIQINQTCPTSCGGKDPQAPEFDPDEEGEQFLPLAFQENFLDFLSSAVQDSRPLKASRLEPSLN, from the exons atggcccgctgcaccgccgaggactggaaacatcagctgccgtgggtcctcctcggtttgagaacggCCCCCAGAGCTGACAGCACCCCGtctgcagccgaacaaacctacggggagcccctcgtggtcccgggcgagcttgtgacagaagatcgccacaccccatcactgcagaggctccgcgacgtggccggcaagttcacCCCTTGCAAGCGCACGTACACTGGCAGATCAACCATCTTCACACCGCcagagctgtcatccgccacccacgtctttgtcagaGTCGACGCcatccgcccgccactgaccaggccctacaggggccccttccgcatgctggagcggaatagcaaggcgttcctgctggcactccctgggaaaGCCGACTGGGTTTCAGTAaaccgcttaaagcccgccttcctgacGGAGAGCACCGACGCCGCCACAGCACCCTCCCCGCCCAGTCGCACTTCGCCATGGCCATGCCTCCACAAACGGCGGGCGCGCGGCCGTCCCAGGAAGGGCCCGCCCGCACCAGCAGCCCAGCAGCCTCACGCGCGGGAGACCCCTCCAGATATACAGATTaatcagacgtgtcccacgtcttgtgggggga AGGATCCTCAGGCTCCAGAGTTCGACCCTGATGAGGAAGGGGAACAGTTTTTGCCATTggcttttcaagaaaatttcttgGATTTTTTGAGTTCAGCAGTCCAGGACTCTAGGCCCCTTAAGGCTTCCAGACTTGAGCCTTCCCTAAATTAG